In the genome of Leptotrichia sp. HSP-536, the window GGTCCTTGCATAGCAATAATATTTTTTGGAAGATATCCTAAATTTTCTGCATTTTCTATAGAAGAAGCCGTTGGTAAAATTCTGATAAATAAATTGTTTTTTTCCCGAATTTCCTTAATGTCTTCCAAAGCATTTGAACCTAAAGTACTCAGTATATTTTTATTTTCAAACTGATTCAAAAACTCAACTAGTTCCTTAACATTCTCAAACTTAAAAACATTTTCACTTCCATAATCAAGCATTTTTCTTTCAAATCTTATATATTTCAAAATTTTCTTTTCAGATTTCGCTCTTTCATTCAAAAAACTCACCATCGAAATGACAATTTTACTAATATTCTGAGCATACGGATGACTTGCATCAATTATCAACCCAATATTTTTTTCTGAAATTATTTTTTCAATCTGTATTACATTCAATCTTTCAGAAATCACTTCCACATTTTCATTTTCTCCCACATCTTTAAGTAATTTTCCCCCATATTCAGTTGCTGTACTGATAACAATTTTTTCTTTACTAACTTTCAAAATTTCATCTAAAATATCTCTAGAATCCTTTGTTCCACCAATTATCCAAATCATTTTATTTTCCTCTTCTTATTCTTATTTTTTGTAAACATTCTTGTAATCATAAGATTTTCCTAAAAAACAAAAAATTGTTTCTCTTTTATTTTTCAAGTATTCCAAATAATTTCTGTCCTTACATATTTTTTCCACTTTTAAAAAATTTCTATTATTTCTAATTAATCTTAAAATCTATAGTTTCCAAATACATTCGATTACTTATTCTTAAAAATTTTATTTCAGAAATTATCAACATTATAGTAAAACTACTTTAAAACAGAACTCAAAAGTTATGACTGTTTTATTCAAACCCTAATTTTTCTTAATTTTATCAGTTCGATTTTAATAGGTTTCAAGCATATTTTGAAATCAAATCTAATAATGAAAATAATTTTACCCAAATCTCAGATTCATTTGTCTTTTTATAATTTTTTTTCAAAAGTTTCCATCACATATTTCCCATTTTTATAAGTAAATATCCGATATTCACCATTTCCGATTAAGTTCCTTTCATCAAAATCATCAGCTTCCTTACTTTCAATATAATTAAAAAACAATTCTAAAACCGCTCCATGAGTTACAATTAAAATATTCCCTTCTTCATTATCATTCACAATTTTTTTCAAGCCTGATAAAAATCTTTCAAGTCCATCTTTCAATTCTTCTCCTTTCACATTTTCTGCACAATAATTTTTAACGTCATAAAAATAATTATGAGCCTCTTCTGGATATTTCAAAAAAATTTCCTTAAAATCCATTCCTTGCCATTCTCCAAAATAAATTTCATTCAATTCAGACAATTTTTCCAATTTCAATCTTTTTTCAACATCCTTTTTCTTTTCAAAATTATTATTCTCCAAAATTATCTCAGCTGTGTCAATAGTTCTCCCCAGCTCACTCGTATAAACAGCTTTAAATTTCACATTTTCAAGCTCCTTCCCTGTCTTTACAATTTTTTCAATTCCTCTTTCTGTAAGTGCCGAATTTAACTGTCCTTGAAACTTCTCCAACATATTCCATTCTGTTTCCCCATGCCTCATAATATACAATTTCAATTCTCTATTCATTTTAATTTCCTTTCTTATGTTCATTTTTAGATATTTTATCCCATAAATAAAGTATATCTAAAAATTTAAAATTTATGCCACTTTTATCATTCCATCAAAAAATTATAATTACCTTACTCGGACTTCAGACTATTTATTTTATCAATTGAACATTAGAACGTGTATGAGAACCCAAAATCTATCTTATTTTTTATACTCTTTTCAATTTTATAGATTATGCTAACATAAAAAATTTAAACTACACTATTTAATCGAGAAATCACTCAAATCTATCATACTTAAGCTATAACCTAAATATAAATCAAGAAAATTTCTCTACCTAAATAATGTAGTCTAAAATCTTAATTTCAATTTATAAAATAATTTCACACTATTTCCAAATTACTACCATAAAACTATCAAATATTTTATAAATATTTTTATTTTATTCCTAATACTTTATATCATACAAAAAAAACTTTTTCAACCTTTTTCTAATTTTTTATTCTCTTTTATATAAAAAAAATATTATTATTTTTAAAATAAGATTATACCAACAAAAATCATAAAATCTACTTTTATCTTATTTTTATAATCTTTAATTATACTAAAATTTTAATTATTTACTTAAATTTTATCCATTAATTTTTAAGATAAGTCTATTATATAAAATTAGTATCTTAATTATAATTCCAGCAAATAAAGATGTGTTATAATAACTATTACAAAAAAC includes:
- the cobK gene encoding precorrin-6A reductase, with the protein product MIWIIGGTKDSRDILDEILKVSKEKIVISTATEYGGKLLKDVGENENVEVISERLNVIQIEKIISEKNIGLIIDASHPYAQNISKIVISMVSFLNERAKSEKKILKYIRFERKMLDYGSENVFKFENVKELVEFLNQFENKNILSTLGSNALEDIKEIREKNNLFIRILPTASSIENAENLGYLPKNIIAMQGPFSKNMNIAMLENFKIDYLITKESGETGGELEKLEACQECKVAILAIKRPVLDYGIVFNTISELIDYVKNLSV
- a CDS encoding histidine phosphatase family protein; the encoded protein is MNRELKLYIMRHGETEWNMLEKFQGQLNSALTERGIEKIVKTGKELENVKFKAVYTSELGRTIDTAEIILENNNFEKKKDVEKRLKLEKLSELNEIYFGEWQGMDFKEIFLKYPEEAHNYFYDVKNYCAENVKGEELKDGLERFLSGLKKIVNDNEEGNILIVTHGAVLELFFNYIESKEADDFDERNLIGNGEYRIFTYKNGKYVMETFEKKL